The DNA sequence TGAAGGCTACCACGAGGACTGCGATGAATATCCAGCCGGGAGGCCAATCTATGCGGCCAGCTGGTAGAAAGACCAGTGCGATCAGGCCAAGGGGCAGGCCGAATGCGTAGAGGATCGCGACGGTACGCGACATGGGTGGCGGATCAGTATCGGAGACCATTGATGTGCTCCTCTTAATAGTTCCCGCAGGCGGAACTAGGCCCGTCCCCAGTCGGGCTGCATTTTGCCAACCCAAGGTGTTGCCGGACGGGTCGTGCCCTGCGAGAGACAGTCGAAATCCTGGCAAAAACCGGCAAAAAGTCAAATATGCGAGGTGATCTGGTCGGGGTGGACTCACGAGTTGACATTCTACCTACTAGTAGGTAGGTAGAATGTATGAAAAATCCACAGACCAGAGCCGATGATATTCTTCGCTGTGCACGCACCCTCATTATAAGGGGCGGCTATAACAGTTTCAGCTACGCCGATATTTCCAATGTAGTCGGCATTCGCAATGCCAGCATTCACCACCATTTTCCAAGCAAGTCAGATCTGGTCTGTAAACTGGTCGAGCAGTACAGGCAGGAAGCTGAAGCCGGGATCGCCGAGCTGGAGCGAAACATCTCTGATCCGCTCGAACAGCTTCGCGCTTACGTCGGTTATTGGGCGGGCTGCATCGCTGACGCGACCCATCCCTTCTGCGTCTGCGCCCTGCTCGCCACTGAAATACCGGTCCTTCCCGAATCTGTCGTTCTCGAAGTGCGTGCGCATTTTCAAAGCCTGTCGGATTGGCTCACCGCCGTGCTGGAGCGCGGCGCTGCCAAAGGTCGCCTTGTGCTGACCGGAACAGCGCGAGCCAATGCCGAAATGTTCATGGCCACCGTGCATGGCGCAATGCTCTCAGCCCGCGCCCACGGTGATGCCGCAACCTTTGGCGCAATAACCCGCCCCATGCTGGAGCGCATCACCGCTTGAAAACGAAGCGTCGCCAGGGAGGTGAATGCATGACCGGAGCGATATCCGACCCGGTAAACAGACAGCATTACACTTCAAGATCAGTCGTCAACAACCTGCTTCCCCGGGCCGCCACCGCTCTTCTGGAAGAGAAAGGCAATCTCTCATGTTCGGAATTTCTCCGCTTGGCTGGGTCCACACACTCGGCAGCCTGCCCGCCATTCCCGTGGCCATCTACATGTTTGCCCGTTACGGTCGAATCGTTCCCGGCTCCACGCCGGGTGCAATCTATTTTGTGTCCATGTTGATTGGTGCTGCCACAGCCTTCCTCGTGGCGCATCAGCCGGTCAGCTACGCCATTGGCGCACTCACCATTCTGTTCCTGCTCGCAGGTTACGGAATCGAGCGCATTCTCGGCTCAACGCGCATCGCCAGATATGTTGAAACCATCTGTCTCAGTGTCAGCGCGTTTCTGTTGATGGTGCCGACGGCGACCGAAACCCTGCGCCGTGTTCCGGATGGTCATCCCTTTGTGACCGATTTGAAATCGCCGCTGCTTCTCGGCGTTCAGGCAGGGTTGCTGGCGATCCTCGTTGTCGGCGTGACCGCCCAAATCATCTATCTCGCAAGACAAAACAGAAACGCCGCGAACTAGTCGCGGCGTCATCGTTTAAGTACTGTCGATTGTAGTCGTTATTCCCACTCGATCGTGCCGGGCGGCTTGCTCGTCACGTCATAGACGACACGGTTGATGCCGCGCACTTCGTTGATGATGCGGGTTGCCGCGCGGCCAAGGAAATTCATGTCGTAGGGATAGAAATCCGCCGTCATACCGTCAACCGAGGTCACGGCGCGCAGCGCGCAGACGAAGTCATAGGTGCGGTAGTCGCCCATGACGCCGACGGTCTGTACCGGCAGCAGCACGGCAAAGGCCTGCCAGATCGTGTCATAGAGACCGGCCTTGCGGATTTCGTCGAGATAGATCGCATCCGCCTTGCGCAGGATATCGAGCTTCTCGCGGGTGATCGCGCCGGGGCAGCGGATCGCCAGACCCGGACCGGGGAAGGGGTGGCGACCGATGAAGCTTTCCGGCAGGCCGAGTTCGCGGCCAAGCGCGCGGACCTCGTCCTTGAAAAGCTCACGCAGCGGCTCGACGAGCTGCATGTTCATGCGCTCGGGAAGACCGCCGACATTGTGGTGGCTCTTGATGGTGACCGAAGGGCCACCGGAGAAGGAAACGCTCTCGATGACGTCAGGATAAAGCGTGCCCTGCGCCAGGAACTTCGGTGCGCCCTTGCCGTCGGCGGCGATCTTGGCTGCTTCGGCCTCGAAGACTTCGATGAACAGACGGCCGATGGTCTTGCGCTTTGCTTCCGGATCGGAAACGCCCGAGAGTTCGCCGAGGAACAGGTCGGCGGCGTCAACGTGGACGAGCGGAATATTGTAGTGGTCGCGGAACATGCCGACCACCTGTTCGCTTTCGCCAAGCCGCATCAGGCCATGATCGACGTAAACGCAGGTCAGCTGGTCACCGATCGCCTCGTGAATGAGGATGGCCGCAACCGAGGAATCGACGCCGCCGGAGAGTGCGCACAGCACGCGGCCGGTGCCGACCTGATCGCGGATCTTGCGGATCATTTCGGCGCGATAGGCCGCCATCGTCCAGTCGGATTTCAGCCCGACGATCTTGTGCACGAAGTTGGACAGGAGCTTGCCGCCATCAGGCGTGTGCACCACTTCCGGGTGGAACATGGTGGTGTAATAGTGACGCGTCTCGTCGGCCGCGATGGCGAAGGGCGCGTTTTCGGAGGTCGCGATGACCTCGAAACCTTCCGGCAGCTTCGTCACGCGGTCGCCATGGCTCATCCAGACCGGGTAGCTCTTGCCCTGTTCCCAGAAGCCGTCGAACAGCGGGCTCGCCTTCTTGATGTCGATATCGGCGCGGCCGAATTCCGCCGCATGGCCACCTTCGACCACGCCGCCGAGCTGGGTGCAGAGCGTCTGCTGGCCGTAGCAGATGCCGAGGATCGGAACCTTGCTGTCGAACACCGCCTGCGGTGCACGCGGGCTACCTTCCGCCGTGACAGATGCGGGGCCGCCGGAGAAGATAACGCCCTTCGGCTGAAGCTTCTCAAACGCCTCTGCGGCATTCTGGAACGGATGGATTTCGCAATAGACCCCGGCTTCGCGGATGCGGCGCGCAATCAGCTGCGTCACCTGGCTGCCGAAATCGATGATGAGAATGCTGTCGGGATGGGCTATCTGGGTCATGGCGAGCCTTTAAAGAAAATGGCGGCTTTAGGCAACCCGGAAGCGGGCGTCAAACCGCGGAAATTTGCGAAAATCGCAAGGTTTCAAAGGGTGACTGAGCCATCTTCTATGGCATGGCAAAGCCGGTCGACGGCATCTGCCAGCTTTTCGTCGATGATGTGCAGATATTCCGTCCAGTCGTCCACATGGTTCACATCCGCCTTGCCGTCGGAAATACCGCGCAGACTGACGAGCGGTACGCCGAAGCGCTGGCAGGCTCTTAAAACCGCAAAGGTTTCCATTTCCACCATATCGGCGTCGATCAGTCCGTAAGCCTCGCCCGAAACGACATTGGCGCCGGTGGAAAGCCGCGCCTCGGCAATTTCGGGTATCCGCAAAGGCAAGGCCACTTCGGCGGGCAGATCAAGCAGCGGCGTGCAGCCCTTTTCGAAACCGAAGGCGGAGGCGTCCATGTCGCGATAGGAAACCGAAATCGCCTGATAGATGCCGGTTTGCTCCAATGTTCGCGAACCGGCGGAACCGAGCGAAACGACGAGATCAGGCAGATGGTCCGCCGCATCGAGACCGGCAAGAACGGCCGTGACCGCAATCGCCGCCTCGACCGGGCCGATGCCGGTCATCAATGGCGCGATGCGTGCCTGGAGATGGGGACCGTATTCGGGAGAGGCCGCCATGACGAAAAGAATGGATTTATCCGCAACATGCAAAAGCCGGTAGCTCATCCGGTAATATCCTCGCGACCTTTTACCACCATCATCGTTCCTGTCATTGAGGCTATCAGCTTTGTCGGCCCGTCCGAAAGCGCATAGGCGCGGCCATCGGCGACGATCAGGTTGTTGCCTGGCTTGATGATCTCGCCGCGAAACAGGAACCGCTCGCCGCGCCCGGGCGACATGAGGTTGACCTTGAATTCGATGGTCAGCAGAGAGGCTTCCGGTTCGATGATCGTATAAGCCGCATAGGTGCAGGCCGTGTCCAGACCGGCGGCGATGACGCCCGCATGCAATATGCCATGCTGCTGTGTGAGCTTTTCATGAAAGGGCAGTTCGATCTCCACCAGCCGGTGTTCGATACGGCTGATCTCAGCATCGATGGCCTGCACAACACCCTGCCGCGCAAAACTTCGTTCTATCCGCTGACGAAAATCGCCGGGATCCGTGATCTCCATGGCCTACCTGCCTGCTTTAAGTCCCATCGCAAACTGACATGGCGTGTGGCGGCAGGCAAGGCAAGGCCCGGGCAGGCAGAAATTAGTTCAGAATGCCGATACTCGCATTCAGCACCGTGGCAAAGGCAACCCACAACGCATAGGGCACGAAAAGCCACATGGATACGCGGTCACGGCGATAGGTTAGTGCTATGAAAGCCAAAATGCACACCAGCATCGGAATGATGATGATCAGGGCGCCCGCCGGGCTCTGCATGCCGAAAAAGATCGGAGACCACAGGAAACTCAGCACCATCTGGGTGAACCAGAGGCGCATGCGCGTTCCCATTCGCTTCCTGATCCATGTGCGTGCACCGGCGATACCGATCAACACGTAAAGCGTGGTCCAGACCGGCCCGAAGATCCAGTTGGGTGGATTGAAGAATGGTTTCTGCAGCGATTGATACCATTCGCCCGGCACATTGTTGACGCCGATCAGCGCCCCAATGGCAACAACTGCAACCACGAAAACAACGTACACGGTAAGGTTTTTCATGACGCCTCAACTGCGCCTGCCGGGCTTTTGTTCCCGTGCTTTTTCAGTATTTTAGCTGGAGATACGCACAATATGCTGGTCCCATGCCACGTCGCTGCGCAGCGCCTCGAAAAATCCGTCATAGGAAGAAACCGCAATGCCCCGGGCGGCGGGTGCAACGCCCGCTGCTTCGCGCACGCTCACCTCTGAAACCACCCTCCCGGTTTTTGCATCGAGCGTCACGGCGGCGTTGCCATTGGGTGAGGTCAGGCCCACCAGCCCCTCGCGTCGGTTGACGGCGATGGCTCCGACATAGTTGGCAAGACGCACTGTCGTTTCCTCCGGCAGATCGACGAAAGCCACATCCTCACCCTTGGCGAAGTGGCCGACCAATGGCGGCAGATCGTTGCGCGGTCCCTCATATTGGCAGGCGAACCAGATGCGGCCGTCATCGCCAAGGTCGACGTGGCGGGTGGAAAGCTGGCGCAGCCGGTCCGGCATCGTATGTTTCTGGATCAACTGACCAGTAGCGGCGTCCAGAAGCACGAGAGACGGTTCCATGCTGTCGATATTGAGTTTGGTGCGGCCGAAATCCGGGTGGGTTTCGATGCCGCCATTGGCGATCACGATCAGCCGCCCGTCATCGCTCACCGTCATGTCATGCGTACCGACGCCATGTGCGTCATATTCACCGATGCGGGTAAATCCGTTTTTGGCGTCGTACAACCCGATAACACCGCGATTGCCGTCGAAGTCGTTTTCGCTGGCATAGAGGATCGCCCCATCGGGCGAGAATTGGCCGTGGCCATAGAAATGGCGGTTCTCCGGCGTGTGCATCACGATCGGCTCGCGGTGTTGCGCGGGATCGAAGGCCATGAAGAAGGTGCCGGGCCGGCGCGCGAAGGCCACGGTCGTACCCGTCGCGCGGCTCGTCGCCATTCCGTGGGCGCGGGCGGGAAGCACAACGCGGTCGATGATTTCGCCGCGTTCGCTCACCGTCGCAATGCCGTAGGAGCCGTCACGGGCGCGGAAGGCCGAAGCAAAGACCGCGTCTGCCCGTTCCAGCGCATAAAGTGAACGGGGAGCCAGCGCGGCGAGGAAGGGAACTCCCGCCGCTTTGATGAAGCTGCGCCGATCTATCAGCATCCGTTTGGTGCCTGATATCATCGGGTCAGTCTCCATCGGCGAAGGAAAAGCCGGAACTGAGGCCGATTGCGCCGCCATATTGATCGTTCAAGCGGTAGATCAGGTCTTTGCCATTGAGCAGCAGATAATCCACCTTGGCGCGCTGATCGTCCTGATCCAGCGCCTTTTGCACATCCGTATCGATTGTCCCGGCAACCCGGATCATCGATTTGGCGATGAAGTCGATGGAGTTGACGATGGAGCGTTGATCGGGCGGCACGAGTTCAACCATATCGGCCGTATGCAACAGGGTCTGAACGGCCTTGATATTGGCGGAGATGCTCTTCCAGGTCAGGCCCGAGCGCCAGTAAATGGCGGTGCGGGGAAACTTCGCCTTGTCCGGTCCCTTGTAGAAGGTTTCGATCCGCTGGTCGCGGATTGCCTCGGAGCCGTGTA is a window from the Agrobacterium tumefaciens genome containing:
- a CDS encoding TetR/AcrR family transcriptional regulator, which codes for MKNPQTRADDILRCARTLIIRGGYNSFSYADISNVVGIRNASIHHHFPSKSDLVCKLVEQYRQEAEAGIAELERNISDPLEQLRAYVGYWAGCIADATHPFCVCALLATEIPVLPESVVLEVRAHFQSLSDWLTAVLERGAAKGRLVLTGTARANAEMFMATVHGAMLSARAHGDAATFGAITRPMLERITA
- the guaA gene encoding glutamine-hydrolyzing GMP synthase, translated to MTQIAHPDSILIIDFGSQVTQLIARRIREAGVYCEIHPFQNAAEAFEKLQPKGVIFSGGPASVTAEGSPRAPQAVFDSKVPILGICYGQQTLCTQLGGVVEGGHAAEFGRADIDIKKASPLFDGFWEQGKSYPVWMSHGDRVTKLPEGFEVIATSENAPFAIAADETRHYYTTMFHPEVVHTPDGGKLLSNFVHKIVGLKSDWTMAAYRAEMIRKIRDQVGTGRVLCALSGGVDSSVAAILIHEAIGDQLTCVYVDHGLMRLGESEQVVGMFRDHYNIPLVHVDAADLFLGELSGVSDPEAKRKTIGRLFIEVFEAEAAKIAADGKGAPKFLAQGTLYPDVIESVSFSGGPSVTIKSHHNVGGLPERMNMQLVEPLRELFKDEVRALGRELGLPESFIGRHPFPGPGLAIRCPGAITREKLDILRKADAIYLDEIRKAGLYDTIWQAFAVLLPVQTVGVMGDYRTYDFVCALRAVTSVDGMTADFYPYDMNFLGRAATRIINEVRGINRVVYDVTSKPPGTIEWE
- a CDS encoding 5'-methylthioadenosine/S-adenosylhomocysteine nucleosidase (Enables the cleavage of the glycosidic bond in both 5'-methylthioadenosine and S-adenosylhomocysteine), which produces MSYRLLHVADKSILFVMAASPEYGPHLQARIAPLMTGIGPVEAAIAVTAVLAGLDAADHLPDLVVSLGSAGSRTLEQTGIYQAISVSYRDMDASAFGFEKGCTPLLDLPAEVALPLRIPEIAEARLSTGANVVSGEAYGLIDADMVEMETFAVLRACQRFGVPLVSLRGISDGKADVNHVDDWTEYLHIIDEKLADAVDRLCHAIEDGSVTL
- a CDS encoding PaaI family thioesterase, with the translated sequence MEITDPGDFRQRIERSFARQGVVQAIDAEISRIEHRLVEIELPFHEKLTQQHGILHAGVIAAGLDTACTYAAYTIIEPEASLLTIEFKVNLMSPGRGERFLFRGEIIKPGNNLIVADGRAYALSDGPTKLIASMTGTMMVVKGREDITG
- a CDS encoding TspO/MBR family protein — protein: MKNLTVYVVFVVAVVAIGALIGVNNVPGEWYQSLQKPFFNPPNWIFGPVWTTLYVLIGIAGARTWIRKRMGTRMRLWFTQMVLSFLWSPIFFGMQSPAGALIIIIPMLVCILAFIALTYRRDRVSMWLFVPYALWVAFATVLNASIGILN
- a CDS encoding DUF1513 domain-containing protein translates to MISGTKRMLIDRRSFIKAAGVPFLAALAPRSLYALERADAVFASAFRARDGSYGIATVSERGEIIDRVVLPARAHGMATSRATGTTVAFARRPGTFFMAFDPAQHREPIVMHTPENRHFYGHGQFSPDGAILYASENDFDGNRGVIGLYDAKNGFTRIGEYDAHGVGTHDMTVSDDGRLIVIANGGIETHPDFGRTKLNIDSMEPSLVLLDAATGQLIQKHTMPDRLRQLSTRHVDLGDDGRIWFACQYEGPRNDLPPLVGHFAKGEDVAFVDLPEETTVRLANYVGAIAVNRREGLVGLTSPNGNAAVTLDAKTGRVVSEVSVREAAGVAPAARGIAVSSYDGFFEALRSDVAWDQHIVRISS